One stretch of Armigeres subalbatus isolate Guangzhou_Male chromosome 2, GZ_Asu_2, whole genome shotgun sequence DNA includes these proteins:
- the LOC134217579 gene encoding geranylgeranyl transferase type-2 subunit alpha has translation MHGRLKVRTSAEEAARKQKEREQKAKAFRAGMGRILMKKVTGELDDEMMLLTGKILSANPDVATLWNVRRRCILKYAENDTETQKLFEDDLRFTEMCLQVNPKSYCAWHHRCWCLENCPSPDWQKEVDLCTKYLKLDERNFHCWDYRRYVTGKANILPSKELEFCTEKIQNNFSNYSSWHYRSKLLPILYPNKEDPSRPISEERLLEELELVLTAAFTDPNDSSAWFYQRWLLGYSRPELDFAAFRLDVSRKLAVLTFTRPVNLKHSKTKLNFNFSDELGDVKKWYSASPEDSYSVTWFIKDVNIVVPDQATYAISFTDEDGKCYTLEAQKLSEISLIAIRKPKCGYEFGSAVLDVLKAQLANCDQLLEYEPDSKWTLLTAALLMKAIDRSGNHAKILHNLEKLQTVDPMRKGYYRDMMNKWSVEIRLERWLDVEKPLEKLDLSELGLNRLAYEQYLAVAEEIDLTGNELLEGSLNKCCHLVFCRKLSLTKGSPLPDGVESKMKQLCLSLDELKLVE, from the exons ATG CACGGTCGTCTAAAAGTTCGCACCAGTGCCGAAGAAGCTGCCCGCAAGCAGAAGGAACGGGAACAAAAAGCGAAGGCTTTCCGAGCCGGGATGGGCAGGATTCTGATGAAAAAAGTTACCGGAGAACTGGATGACGAAATGATGCTGCTGACCGGTAAGATTTTATCGGCCAATCCGGACGTGGCTACGCTGTGGAACGTCCGGAGACGGTGCATTCTAAAATATGCTGAAAATGACAC GGAAACGCAAAAACTGTTTGAGGATGATTTGCGATTTACGGAAATGTGTTTGCAGGTGAATCCCAAATCGTACTGCGCTTGGCACCATCGGTGCTGGTGTTTGGAAAACTGTCCTTCCCCTGACTGGCAGAAGGAAGTTGATTTGTGCACCAAGTATCTGAAGCTGGATGAGAGAAACT TCCATTGCTGGGACTACCGACGCTATGTGACGGGAAAAGCGAATATCCTTCCAAGTAAGGAGCTGGAATTTTGCACGGAAAAGATTCAGAACAACTTCTCAAACTACTCTTCATGGCACTATCGCAGCAAACTGCTGCCAATTCTGTACCCCAACAAGGAAGACCCATCACGACCGATTAGTGAGGAACGGCTTCTGGAGGAGCTGGAACTTGTGTTAACGGCTGCGTTTACTGATCCAAACGACAGCAGTGCTTGGTTCTACCAACGCTGGTTACTGGGCTACTCACGGCCGGAATTAGATTTCGCTGCCTTTCGTTTGGACGTTAGTCGGAAGCTGGCGGTACTCACGTTTACTCGGCCAGTTAATTTGAAACACAGTAAAACTAAGCTTAATTTCAACTTTAGTGACGAACTAGGAGACGTAAAAAAGTGGTATTCTGCCTCACCAGAAGATAGTTATAGCGTTACGTGGTTTATCAAAGATGTAAATATTGTAGTGCCCGATCAAGCGACCTATGCCATAAGCTTTACAGATGAAGACGGTAAATGCTACACGCTTGAAGCTCAAAAGTTGTCGGAAATCTCCCTTATAGCGATCAGAAAACCTAAATGTGGGTACGAATTTGGTTCGGCCGTGCTCGATGTCCTGAAAGCTCAACTTGCCAACTGTGATCAGCTGTTGGAATATGAACCGGACAGTAAGTGGACACTGCTGACGGCCGCCCTGCTGATGAAAGCCATCGACCGTAGCGGAAATCACGCAAAAATTTTGCACAACTTGGAGAAGCTGCAGACCGTGGATCCGATGCGGAAAGGATATTACCGGGACATGATGAACAAATGGAGCGTAGAAATAAGACTGGAACGTTGGCTCGATGTGGAAAAACCTTTGGAAAAGCTGGATTTGAGTGAGCTGGGCTTGAATCGGTTGGCATACGAGCAATATTTGGCCGTGGCCGAAGAGATCGACCTCACTGGAAACGAACTGCTGGAGGGAAGCTTGAACAAATGTTGCCATTTAGTGTTCTGTCGGAAGTTGTCGCTGACCAAAGGTTCGCCTCTGCCGGATGGAGTCGAGTCGAAGATGAAGCAACTCTGCTTGAGCTTGGACGAGCTGAAGCTAGTCGAGTAA